One Ctenopharyngodon idella isolate HZGC_01 chromosome 9, HZGC01, whole genome shotgun sequence DNA window includes the following coding sequences:
- the en1a gene encoding homeobox protein engrailed-1a: protein MEEQRDQSEDDTVSLPSPSAAHHTHRTTNFFIDNILRPDFGCRRERGAGAHASDRGVRGIAVRRAPCPDSNCSSDSVSSSASSTVSSPVSSRHSRVDEADRGNSAKSGLVSASSVTLNSPGETSSPSKDTLWPAWVYCTRYSDRPSSGPRTRKLKKKKNDSEDKRPRTAFTAEQLQRLKAEFGASRYITEQRRQALARELSLNESQIKIWFQNKRAKIKKASGFKNGLAMQLMAQGLYNHSTTTVQEKDGN from the exons ATGGAAGAGCAGCGGGATCAGAGTGAAGATGACACCGTTTCGCTGCCCTCTCCGTCGGCTGCGCACCACACGCACAGAACCACAAACTTTTTCATTGACAACATCCTCAGACCGGACTTCGGCTGCAGAAGGGAGCGGGGTGCAGGCGCGCACGCGTCGGACAGGGGAGTGCGGGGTATTGCTGTGCGCCGCGCGCCTTGCCCGGATTCCAACTGCAGCAGCGACAGTGTTTCATCATCAGCCTCCTCCACCGTTTCGTCTCCGGTCAGCAGTAGGCATTCCAGGGTAGACGAGGCCGATAGAGGGAACTCAGCAAAATCTGGGCTTGTCTCAGCGTCATCCGTTACTTTGAACAGCCCAGGTGAAACCTCCTCGCCCAGTAAAGACACCCTGTGGCCCGCCTGGGTTTATTGCACGAGATACTCTGATCGGCCTTCATCTG GCCCAAGGACCCGGAAattgaaaaagaagaaaaacgaCAGTGAGGATAAACGACCCAGAACGGCGTTCACGGCTGAGCAGCTCCAGAGACTGAAGGCTGAGTTCGGGGCGAGCCGGTATATTACGGAGCAGAGGCGGCAGGCCCTGGCGCGAGAGCTCAGCCTCAACGAGTCGCAGATTAAAATCTGGTTCCAGAACAAACGGGCTAAAATCAAGAAGGCCAGCGGTTTCAAGAACGGCTTGGCGATGCAGCTAATGGCGCAGGGACTGTACAACCATTCCACCACCACCGTTCAAGAAAAGGACGGCAACTAG